From one Methylomonas paludis genomic stretch:
- a CDS encoding class I SAM-dependent methyltransferase, with protein sequence MHQNQLLTPTQVRCGISQYVILGAGLDTFAQRKPELAARMQVFEID encoded by the coding sequence TTGCACCAAAATCAACTATTAACCCCAACACAGGTCAGGTGCGGCATTTCGCAGTACGTCATTCTCGGTGCGGGACTGGATACTTTCGCGCAGCGAAAGCCGGAACTTGCCGCGCGCATGCAGGTATTCGAGATTGACTAG
- a CDS encoding type II toxin-antitoxin system RelE family toxin, whose translation MTQYRIEIKSKAKKELANLPKEVAGKIYSAILGLADNPRSSGCKKLVGSENSYRIRINNYRVVYSIFDQILLIQVVKIAHRQEVYKS comes from the coding sequence ATGACGCAATACCGGATTGAAATTAAAAGCAAGGCCAAGAAGGAACTTGCTAATCTTCCAAAGGAAGTGGCGGGGAAAATTTACAGTGCAATTTTAGGTTTGGCTGATAACCCACGGTCATCAGGGTGTAAAAAACTGGTTGGTTCTGAAAATAGCTACAGAATTCGTATTAATAATTATCGGGTGGTGTATTCTATTTTTGACCAAATCTTACTTATACAGGTTGTCAAGATCGCCCATCGTCAGGAAGTTTATAAAAGCTAA
- a CDS encoding type II toxin-antitoxin system RelE/ParE family toxin → MNHCLIIYLASQPEGVYVLHCFQNKAQQTAQQDIELAQQCFKLFVRRDFDLLGVDACGW, encoded by the coding sequence ATTAATCATTGTCTGATAATTTATTTAGCATCACAACCCGAAGGCGTTTATGTATTACATTGCTTTCAAAACAAAGCACAACAGACTGCCCAGCAGGATATCGAGTTAGCCCAGCAGTGTTTTAAGCTTTTTGTCCGCAGGGATTTTGATTTGCTTGGCGTGGATGCTTGTGGCTGGTAA
- a CDS encoding terminase small subunit, translating to MALSAKQLAFVDEYMVDFNAAQAAIRAGYNPKTVNDYASVLRNRPDINAEISRRQQERSQQCALNKAQVIQEIARLAFNDPRQAFDANGALLPVQDWPDSLAACVASVKVLECKTLDGITVGEVKEIRFWDKGKQLELASRHLGLLKDRLEVSTPVAQLIKSARERLRDR from the coding sequence ATGGCACTTTCTGCTAAACAATTGGCGTTTGTGGATGAATATATGGTGGACTTTAACGCCGCACAGGCGGCAATCCGCGCCGGATATAACCCTAAAACCGTCAACGACTATGCCAGCGTCCTGCGTAACAGGCCGGATATTAACGCCGAAATCAGCCGCCGCCAACAAGAGCGCAGCCAGCAATGCGCCCTCAACAAAGCACAAGTCATCCAGGAAATCGCCCGGCTGGCCTTTAACGATCCGCGTCAGGCCTTTGACGCCAACGGCGCCTTGTTGCCGGTGCAGGACTGGCCGGATAGCCTGGCGGCCTGTGTGGCTTCGGTCAAAGTGCTGGAGTGCAAAACCCTGGACGGCATCACCGTGGGTGAAGTCAAGGAAATCCGTTTCTGGGACAAAGGCAAGCAACTGGAACTGGCCTCCAGACACCTGGGCCTGTTAAAAGACCGCCTGGAAGTCAGCACCCCGGTGGCGCAACTGATCAAATCCGCCCGTGAACGCCTCCGAGACCGCTGA
- a CDS encoding terminase, protein MNASETAELAEWMARFYADPLGFVMFAYPWGSDPALQIVPLTPVYRQRFNVDYGPDLWACQFLDELGELVRQRGFDGVHAVDAIRMAVASGHGIGKSAITAWLVNWIMSTRPFAKGIVTANTAEQLAGKTWAEICKWTKKSVTAQWWKISAGKGMMRISHIDHPEAWLVTGLTCREENAEAFAGLHAADSTPFYIFDEASAIPDTIAEVAEGGLTDGEPMFFKFGNPTRNSGDFHRCFHAMRHRWQTRQIDSREVSITNKNQIQQWLDDYGADSDFVKIRVRGLFPSLSAKQFIATADVDAAYGRELRSEQFDFAAKILTCDPAWEGDDLLVIGLRQGLLFRVLRAIPKNDNDIEIANILARHEDEQGADAVFIDAGYGTGIVSAGHTLGRDWQLVWFSAASADPGCLNKRAEMWKQMRDWLKQGGCLPKDPELHAELVAPETVPRLDGKIQLESKHDMKKRRLPSPNKADALALSFAYPVQKKAAGLARHRPRAQAERGHDPFARLL, encoded by the coding sequence GTGAACGCCTCCGAGACCGCTGAACTGGCCGAATGGATGGCGCGGTTTTACGCCGACCCACTGGGCTTTGTGATGTTCGCCTATCCCTGGGGCAGCGACCCGGCCTTGCAAATCGTGCCCTTAACCCCGGTTTACCGGCAGCGCTTTAATGTCGATTACGGCCCGGATTTATGGGCCTGCCAGTTTTTGGATGAACTGGGCGAACTGGTCAGACAGCGCGGCTTTGACGGTGTCCACGCCGTGGATGCCATCCGCATGGCGGTAGCCTCCGGGCACGGCATCGGCAAAAGCGCGATCACCGCCTGGCTGGTAAACTGGATCATGTCCACCCGGCCGTTTGCCAAAGGCATCGTCACCGCCAACACCGCCGAACAGCTGGCCGGCAAAACCTGGGCGGAAATTTGCAAATGGACCAAAAAATCGGTCACTGCCCAATGGTGGAAAATCAGCGCCGGCAAAGGCATGATGCGCATCAGCCATATCGATCACCCCGAAGCCTGGCTAGTGACCGGCCTGACCTGCCGGGAAGAAAATGCCGAAGCCTTTGCCGGTCTGCATGCCGCCGACTCCACGCCGTTTTACATCTTCGACGAAGCCTCCGCCATCCCCGACACCATTGCCGAAGTCGCGGAAGGCGGCCTCACCGACGGCGAACCCATGTTCTTCAAATTCGGCAACCCCACCCGCAACAGCGGCGACTTTCACCGCTGCTTCCACGCCATGCGCCACCGCTGGCAGACCCGGCAGATCGACAGCCGCGAAGTCAGCATCACCAACAAAAACCAGATCCAGCAATGGCTGGATGATTACGGTGCCGATTCCGATTTTGTCAAAATCCGGGTGCGCGGCCTGTTCCCGTCCTTAAGCGCCAAACAGTTTATCGCCACCGCCGATGTCGATGCCGCCTATGGCCGCGAACTGCGTAGCGAACAATTCGATTTTGCCGCCAAAATCCTCACCTGCGACCCAGCCTGGGAAGGCGACGACCTGCTGGTGATCGGCTTGCGTCAGGGCCTGCTGTTTCGGGTGTTGCGGGCTATCCCTAAAAACGACAACGATATCGAGATAGCCAATATCCTGGCCCGCCACGAAGACGAGCAGGGCGCGGATGCCGTGTTTATTGATGCCGGATACGGCACCGGCATCGTCTCGGCGGGACACACCCTGGGCCGGGACTGGCAACTGGTCTGGTTCAGCGCCGCCTCAGCCGACCCCGGCTGTCTGAACAAACGCGCCGAAATGTGGAAGCAGATGCGCGACTGGCTGAAACAGGGCGGCTGCCTGCCCAAAGACCCGGAACTGCATGCCGAACTGGTGGCGCCGGAAACGGTGCCGCGCCTGGACGGCAAAATTCAGTTGGAAAGCAAACACGATATGAAAAAACGCCGCCTGCCGTCACCCAATAAAGCCGATGCATTGGCCTTATCGTTTGCCTATCCGGTGCAGAAAAAAGCCGCCGGCCTGGCCCGGCACCGCCCCCGCGCTCAGGCTGAACGCGGTCACGACCCTTTTGCGAGGTTACTATGA
- a CDS encoding FMN-dependent NADH-azoreductase, which yields MKQILIVEVSPRTGVSASRKVTEKLSARLRSEFPDAKLAHRDLAIDKMPHLDDSMLKAISAKDPAEIQANKASGRLSDELIDELLASDLLVIATPMWNFGIPSLLKAWIDLVVRAGKTFNYTETGVQGLAKEKKAILIIASGGVFSDGPWKAWDFVEPYLRQILKFIGIEDVQTVRVEGLNIPPLAGVAIPNAEVAVEQLIL from the coding sequence ATGAAACAAATTCTTATTGTCGAAGTGAGTCCCAGAACAGGGGTATCGGCTAGCCGTAAGGTGACTGAAAAACTATCTGCGCGACTTCGTTCTGAGTTTCCAGACGCGAAACTGGCGCATCGAGACTTGGCAATAGATAAAATGCCGCATCTTGATGACAGCATGTTAAAAGCGATTTCAGCAAAAGATCCCGCCGAAATACAGGCCAATAAAGCGTCAGGGCGCCTCTCTGATGAGCTTATTGACGAACTCTTGGCATCGGACCTTCTGGTAATCGCAACGCCGATGTGGAATTTCGGCATTCCCTCGCTATTGAAAGCATGGATCGACCTCGTTGTGCGTGCAGGCAAGACATTTAATTATACCGAGACCGGCGTACAGGGTTTGGCGAAAGAGAAGAAGGCAATTTTGATCATCGCATCAGGCGGCGTTTTTAGCGATGGCCCGTGGAAAGCTTGGGACTTTGTGGAACCTTATTTGCGACAGATCTTGAAGTTTATCGGAATCGAGGATGTGCAAACAGTTCGAGTTGAGGGCTTAAATATCCCACCGCTGGCAGGAGTCGCCATTCCCAATGCAGAAGTCGCTGTTGAACAGCTTATTTTGTAG
- a CDS encoding nuclear transport factor 2 family protein, whose amino-acid sequence MKKTYPEFEASKPYFDLVRGAVGKLVDGEHFFDIVADNVVYEVLYDFPGWPRIIEGRAKLMENFSGYGDYIKIQSADNLIVHITDNGHVVVIEYEVHGTILATGVKYNNRFCSIIKIEHRRISHWRDYMDSLAAWNTLNSKR is encoded by the coding sequence ATGAAGAAAACATATCCGGAATTTGAGGCTTCCAAACCTTACTTCGACCTGGTTCGAGGAGCAGTAGGTAAGCTTGTTGATGGCGAGCACTTCTTTGACATCGTTGCTGACAATGTCGTGTATGAGGTGTTATACGACTTTCCCGGTTGGCCGCGAATTATCGAAGGGCGAGCCAAACTTATGGAAAATTTTAGCGGCTATGGTGACTACATCAAAATTCAATCCGCGGATAATTTGATAGTCCACATCACAGATAACGGTCATGTCGTCGTCATTGAATATGAAGTGCATGGCACTATCCTTGCGACAGGCGTGAAGTACAACAATCGGTTTTGCTCAATTATAAAAATTGAGCACCGGCGAATCTCACACTGGCGAGACTATATGGACTCCCTCGCCGCTTGGAACACCCTCAACAGCAAACGATAG
- a CDS encoding winged helix-turn-helix transcriptional regulator: protein MNNTNKTKQLDPAYVCGHKDPAAVRELLTKIGDKWSIFLVLSLAKIHGNRARFSELERSVPGISQRMLTLTLRNLERDGLVTREVFPEVPPRVEYELTVLGKSLLRPLDGLVEWVSVNWEDVKKAQSNFDSK, encoded by the coding sequence ATGAACAATACCAATAAGACTAAACAACTAGACCCGGCTTATGTTTGTGGTCACAAAGATCCTGCAGCAGTCCGTGAGCTGCTGACAAAAATTGGCGACAAGTGGAGTATCTTCTTAGTTCTGTCTCTGGCGAAGATTCATGGCAATCGTGCTAGGTTTTCGGAATTAGAGAGATCAGTTCCGGGCATCTCCCAGCGGATGTTGACTCTGACCTTGCGAAATTTAGAGCGGGATGGACTAGTCACAAGAGAAGTGTTCCCGGAAGTGCCTCCTCGAGTTGAATACGAGTTAACAGTTCTTGGGAAGAGTCTACTGCGCCCATTGGACGGACTTGTTGAATGGGTCTCAGTGAACTGGGAAGATGTAAAAAAAGCGCAGTCTAACTTCGATTCAAAGTAA
- a CDS encoding TetR/AcrR family transcriptional regulator: MTAETTNKPKLGRPKAGTKVERNDYLLDQALALFMRQGFANTSIAKIAEAAGVSTRTIYERYKNKAELMLASVNRMVDTDISELQGIENLAQMSCRDGLIVLGEYLLAKVMQPNMISFYRMGVAEAMHFPELNKMMESTGPKRIQAVIADYLCRHSHTDGLSALDFEQAAALFLEMLFAEPRNKALFGCLEADWNAKAHTVFVVQVFLYGIAERRPS; encoded by the coding sequence ATGACAGCGGAAACGACAAACAAACCCAAACTGGGGCGGCCAAAAGCAGGCACCAAAGTCGAGCGCAATGATTATTTATTAGACCAGGCTCTGGCGCTATTCATGCGCCAGGGTTTCGCCAACACCAGCATTGCCAAGATTGCCGAAGCGGCGGGCGTTTCGACTCGAACCATCTACGAACGCTACAAAAACAAGGCCGAATTGATGCTGGCCTCGGTCAACCGCATGGTCGATACCGATATTTCCGAATTGCAAGGCATCGAGAATCTAGCGCAAATGTCTTGTCGCGATGGCTTGATCGTACTCGGCGAATACCTGCTGGCCAAAGTCATGCAACCCAATATGATCTCGTTTTACCGGATGGGTGTCGCCGAAGCCATGCACTTTCCAGAACTGAACAAAATGATGGAATCCACCGGACCCAAGCGTATTCAAGCGGTGATTGCCGATTACCTGTGTCGGCACAGCCACACCGATGGCTTATCGGCACTAGACTTTGAGCAGGCGGCGGCCTTGTTTTTGGAAATGCTGTTTGCCGAGCCCAGAAACAAGGCCTTGTTCGGTTGTCTGGAAGCCGATTGGAATGCCAAGGCTCATACTGTTTTTGTGGTGCAGGTTTTTTTATACGGTATTGCCGAGCGGAGGCCGTCATGA
- a CDS encoding efflux transporter outer membrane subunit, whose amino-acid sequence MRAALLAMLTGSSLLAGCSVFPDYVRPAIVTPAHWQAQRSDAGGAADFIDWWRQFDDPVLTRLLLAAEQDNPTLEQAVASIASARATLSGADAGGLPSLTGKTTFSRSKGGSAYGTSSQTTTNTGFSTGITQILSGSLDASWELDLFGKFAFNQQAEQARLRAAELSWQNAKVSLAAEVASNYVSYRACELAAAAYQNAIASKQDTARLTGILARVGFSSSADGVLAEASQLASESSLIAQRTECDNTVKALVALTDLDEADLRAWLAGGNGIPTPAQFKVDSVPTDLLTQRPDLVADERKLAAASADVGNAVASRYPSISLSGSIGRRKIDSTGLTLTSNTWSIGPTITLPIFDGGQLRSKVDSAEAGYASALATYRSDIRAAIKEVEQALVNLSGAEQREMAERRSAEQYRQYFRVAEINWRAGGLSLLSLEDARSQMITQEISHIKQQQNRVQYWIALYKALGGGWRSQDTQLSGGNRRSEEQL is encoded by the coding sequence ATGAGAGCGGCATTACTGGCAATGCTGACCGGCAGTAGCTTATTGGCGGGTTGCAGTGTGTTTCCAGACTACGTCAGGCCGGCGATAGTCACCCCGGCACATTGGCAAGCCCAACGCAGCGATGCTGGCGGCGCGGCGGACTTCATCGATTGGTGGCGTCAGTTCGATGATCCGGTATTGACGCGCTTGCTGTTGGCCGCTGAACAGGATAATCCGACCCTGGAACAAGCCGTGGCCAGCATTGCCTCGGCGCGGGCCACTCTTTCTGGAGCCGATGCCGGCGGCCTGCCGAGCCTGACCGGTAAAACGACCTTTAGTCGTTCCAAGGGCGGCAGTGCTTACGGTACCAGCTCGCAAACCACTACCAATACGGGCTTTAGTACCGGTATCACCCAAATCCTGTCCGGTAGTTTGGATGCCAGTTGGGAACTGGATTTATTTGGCAAATTCGCTTTCAACCAGCAGGCCGAGCAGGCTCGACTAAGAGCAGCGGAATTGAGTTGGCAGAACGCTAAAGTGAGTTTGGCAGCGGAAGTGGCGAGCAATTATGTCAGTTACCGGGCCTGCGAACTGGCCGCAGCAGCCTATCAAAACGCCATTGCTTCCAAACAGGATACCGCGCGCTTGACCGGCATCCTGGCCCGGGTGGGATTTTCCTCATCGGCTGACGGGGTGTTGGCCGAAGCCAGCCAGCTGGCCAGCGAATCCAGTTTGATTGCTCAGCGCACTGAATGCGACAACACCGTCAAAGCCTTGGTGGCGCTAACCGATCTGGATGAAGCCGATTTACGCGCTTGGCTGGCCGGCGGCAACGGTATACCGACACCTGCTCAATTTAAAGTGGATAGCGTACCGACCGATTTGCTGACTCAGCGTCCGGATCTAGTCGCTGATGAACGCAAATTGGCGGCAGCCAGCGCCGACGTCGGCAACGCGGTCGCCAGTCGCTATCCTAGCATCAGCCTATCCGGTTCGATCGGCAGGCGCAAAATCGATTCGACCGGTTTGACTTTGACTAGTAATACCTGGTCGATTGGTCCAACCATCACTTTACCTATATTCGATGGTGGTCAATTGCGCTCTAAGGTCGATAGTGCCGAAGCCGGCTACGCTAGCGCGTTGGCCACTTACAGAAGTGATATTCGCGCCGCGATCAAGGAGGTTGAGCAAGCCTTAGTCAATCTGAGCGGTGCCGAGCAGCGGGAAATGGCCGAACGGCGTAGCGCCGAGCAATATCGCCAGTATTTTCGGGTGGCCGAGATCAACTGGCGCGCCGGCGGACTAAGTCTGTTGTCGCTGGAGGATGCGCGCAGCCAGATGATCACGCAGGAAATCAGCCACATTAAACAGCAACAAAATCGGGTGCAGTACTGGATTGCGCTGTACAAGGCCCTGGGCGGCGGTTGGCGCAGCCAGGACACGCAATTGAGCGGCGGCAACCGGCGCAGTGAGGAGCAACTATGA
- a CDS encoding efflux RND transporter periplasmic adaptor subunit codes for MKMGRTFSLPIWLAGLTVAGLCMALPVFTSAPAPAAVAAKSKAVMAVETLVPTQLDWPVTIKVNGAVAAWQEAKIGAEIGSLRIKQVLVDVGSRVKRGQDLAILADETVVAELHKQQATVNKSRANLTKAMADGARAREIKDSGALSPQKIDEYLIAEQTARADLALAEAELENQRIRLSQTHIVAPDDGVISSRSASLGDVVAAGAELFRLVRQGRVEWRAEVNGQQLAQIRTSQTVVLSLPEGGNVTGSVRMTAPTVDPTTRNALVYVDIPNAAIKPGMYLQGCIIIGRQAALVVPQTALVLRDGRDYLFEITAPSGLADDTAKAVIQRSVVTGRREGDWVEIREGIAGDANLVANGGAFLKDGDIVSVTPKS; via the coding sequence ATGAAAATGGGACGCACGTTTAGTTTACCGATTTGGCTGGCTGGCTTGACTGTGGCCGGCCTATGCATGGCCTTACCGGTATTTACCAGTGCACCGGCGCCGGCAGCGGTCGCCGCCAAGTCCAAGGCCGTCATGGCGGTGGAGACACTGGTGCCGACCCAACTGGATTGGCCGGTGACGATCAAGGTCAACGGTGCGGTGGCGGCCTGGCAGGAAGCCAAAATCGGCGCTGAAATCGGCAGTCTGCGCATAAAACAAGTATTAGTCGATGTCGGCAGCCGGGTTAAGCGCGGCCAGGATTTGGCGATATTGGCCGACGAAACCGTGGTCGCAGAACTGCACAAGCAACAGGCCACCGTCAACAAAAGCCGGGCCAATTTGACCAAGGCTATGGCCGATGGCGCCCGCGCCCGCGAAATCAAAGACAGCGGGGCCTTGTCGCCGCAAAAAATAGACGAATATTTAATCGCTGAGCAAACTGCCCGCGCGGACCTGGCCTTGGCGGAAGCAGAGCTTGAAAATCAGCGGATACGCTTGAGCCAGACCCATATCGTTGCCCCTGACGATGGGGTTATTTCGTCGCGTAGCGCCAGCCTGGGCGATGTGGTGGCGGCGGGAGCCGAGTTGTTCCGGCTGGTGCGCCAGGGGCGAGTCGAGTGGCGGGCCGAGGTTAATGGTCAGCAACTCGCGCAAATCCGCACCAGCCAAACGGTCGTTTTGAGCTTACCGGAAGGCGGTAACGTCACCGGCAGTGTCAGGATGACAGCGCCGACCGTGGACCCTACCACCCGCAACGCTCTGGTGTACGTCGATATTCCCAACGCCGCCATCAAACCGGGTATGTATTTGCAAGGCTGCATCATCATCGGCCGGCAAGCCGCGTTGGTAGTGCCGCAGACTGCCTTGGTACTGCGGGACGGTCGCGATTACTTGTTCGAAATCACCGCGCCATCCGGCTTGGCTGACGACACTGCCAAAGCGGTGATTCAACGTAGCGTTGTCACCGGACGCCGGGAGGGCGATTGGGTGGAAATCCGCGAGGGCATTGCGGGTGATGCCAACCTGGTCGCCAACGGCGGGGCGTTTTTGAAGGATGGCGATATCGTCAGCGTCACACCCAAGAGCTGA
- a CDS encoding efflux RND transporter permease subunit has product MNFSAWAIRKPVPSLLLFAVLSILGGMGLKQLGIQNFPDIEVPTINVAATLEGAAPAQLETEVARKIEDKIAAIGGVEHVRSTITDGSVSIKVEFDIDKNAEEALNQVRNAVDGARAELPSAMAAPIVSKTTTAGSAILTYVVSAANMDERELSWFVDNDISKRLLAVTGVGKVTRIGGVDREVQVDLDPVRMAGLGALVSEVATQLKKVQQDASGGRGDIGGGVQAVRTLGRVATAGELRNLDIPLANGSHIKLDQIASVTDTIAERSTFATLDGQSIIGFDIVRNKGSSEVTVAEAVRTALAEFAAAHPQVHIRAAFNTVQPVEDNFSGSMHLLYEGAFLAVVVVWWFLRDWRATLVAAVALPLSILPTFAAMWYFGFSLNIISLLALALVVGILVDDAIVEIENIVRHLRMGKTPFQAALDAADEIGFAVIATTFTLVAVFLPTAFMGGIPGKFFRQFGMTAAAAVLASLLVARLLTPMMAAYLLKPHPERDNGDSTVMRTYLQVVAWCLEHRPAVGAGVVLFVAGSLSLMPLLPKGFVPAADNSQTQVSLELPPGSTLAQTRHIAAEAERRLRKLPDVSQIFAAGGVASSGGGGGDAATTNYEVRKATLTLSLRDRAERPYKQATIEAAIREKLADLPGVRVAVGSGGSGEKLQLTLASDDPQALRRAADTVELELRQVRGLGNITSSASLQRPEIQITPDFSKAAELGVTVEALAEVVRVASYGDYANVIAKLNLPQRQIPIRVRLAESLRHSLEDIGQLRVAGRVGSVSLATLAEVRLAGGLQQIDRLDRMRNTTFEIELGERVVGDVLTEVQQLPAMQNLPAGVHTIESGDAQRMNELFGSFGGAMAIGVLCIYVVLVLLFGDFSQPVTILGALPLSLGGAFLALLITGSSFSMPSVIGLLMLMGVVTKNSILLVEYAMIGRRDRGMSRVEAVIDSCRKRVQPILMTTIAMGAGMLPIAMGLGADPSFRAPMAITVIGGLLTSTALSLVVIPVAYTAIDDILSLARRILGLARQEKSDTELKHKPAE; this is encoded by the coding sequence ATGAATTTTTCTGCATGGGCTATCCGCAAGCCGGTACCCAGTCTGTTACTGTTCGCAGTGCTGTCCATTCTGGGCGGCATGGGCCTTAAACAATTGGGCATACAAAATTTCCCGGACATCGAAGTGCCGACCATTAACGTGGCCGCCACCCTGGAAGGCGCGGCGCCGGCACAATTGGAAACCGAAGTGGCGCGCAAGATCGAGGACAAAATAGCGGCCATCGGTGGTGTCGAACATGTGCGCAGCACTATTACTGATGGTTCGGTGTCGATTAAGGTCGAATTTGATATCGACAAAAACGCCGAAGAGGCCTTGAATCAGGTGCGCAACGCCGTGGACGGCGCTCGCGCCGAGCTGCCGTCGGCGATGGCCGCACCGATTGTATCCAAGACCACCACGGCGGGCAGCGCTATCCTGACTTACGTGGTTAGTGCCGCCAATATGGACGAACGGGAGTTGTCGTGGTTCGTGGATAACGACATCAGCAAACGTTTGTTGGCGGTGACCGGGGTCGGCAAGGTGACCCGCATCGGCGGCGTCGACCGCGAAGTGCAGGTCGATCTGGATCCGGTGCGCATGGCCGGCTTGGGGGCCCTGGTCAGCGAAGTGGCAACGCAACTGAAGAAAGTCCAGCAGGATGCGTCCGGCGGTCGCGGCGATATCGGCGGCGGTGTGCAAGCCGTGCGCACCCTGGGACGGGTAGCAACCGCCGGGGAGCTGCGCAATCTGGACATTCCGCTGGCTAACGGCAGCCACATCAAACTGGATCAAATCGCCAGCGTCACCGATACCATTGCCGAGCGCTCAACCTTTGCCACGCTGGACGGCCAGTCTATCATCGGTTTCGACATCGTCCGCAATAAAGGCAGCAGCGAAGTGACGGTTGCAGAGGCCGTGCGTACCGCGTTGGCCGAGTTTGCCGCCGCGCATCCGCAAGTACATATTCGCGCGGCCTTCAACACCGTTCAGCCGGTCGAAGACAATTTTAGCGGCTCCATGCATTTGCTCTACGAAGGTGCCTTCCTGGCCGTGGTCGTGGTCTGGTGGTTTTTGCGGGATTGGCGGGCCACACTGGTCGCGGCGGTCGCGTTGCCCTTATCCATCCTGCCGACCTTTGCGGCAATGTGGTATTTTGGCTTCAGCCTGAACATCATATCGCTGCTGGCGCTGGCCTTGGTAGTAGGGATTTTGGTGGACGATGCCATCGTCGAAATTGAAAACATCGTCCGGCATTTACGCATGGGCAAGACACCGTTTCAGGCGGCGCTGGATGCCGCTGACGAGATCGGCTTTGCGGTAATTGCCACCACCTTCACGCTGGTCGCGGTGTTTTTGCCGACTGCGTTCATGGGCGGTATACCGGGCAAATTCTTTCGCCAATTCGGCATGACTGCCGCCGCGGCGGTATTGGCGTCCTTGTTGGTCGCGCGCTTGCTGACGCCGATGATGGCGGCCTATCTGCTGAAACCGCATCCGGAACGTGATAACGGCGATAGCACGGTGATGCGCACCTATCTGCAGGTGGTGGCTTGGTGTCTGGAGCATCGCCCGGCGGTCGGTGCCGGCGTGGTATTGTTCGTGGCGGGTTCCTTGAGTTTGATGCCCTTGTTGCCCAAAGGCTTCGTGCCGGCGGCGGACAATAGTCAAACCCAGGTAAGCTTGGAATTGCCGCCCGGCAGTACCCTGGCGCAAACCCGCCATATCGCCGCTGAAGCCGAACGCCGCTTACGCAAATTACCTGATGTCAGCCAAATATTTGCGGCAGGCGGTGTCGCCAGTAGCGGCGGTGGCGGCGGGGATGCCGCGACGACTAACTATGAAGTCCGCAAAGCCACCTTGACATTGAGCCTGCGCGACCGAGCCGAACGCCCGTATAAACAGGCCACGATAGAGGCGGCTATCCGCGAGAAACTGGCCGATCTACCCGGCGTCCGAGTGGCTGTCGGCAGCGGCGGCAGCGGCGAGAAACTGCAACTCACCCTGGCCAGTGACGATCCGCAGGCCTTACGTCGGGCCGCTGATACGGTCGAACTCGAGTTGCGCCAGGTACGCGGCTTGGGCAATATTACCTCTAGCGCCAGCCTGCAACGTCCGGAGATTCAGATTACCCCGGATTTCAGCAAGGCTGCGGAATTGGGCGTCACGGTCGAGGCGCTGGCCGAAGTGGTCAGGGTGGCCAGTTACGGCGATTATGCCAATGTGATAGCCAAGCTGAATTTGCCGCAAAGGCAAATCCCGATTCGGGTGCGGCTGGCTGAGTCCTTGCGCCACAGTCTTGAGGACATTGGCCAACTGCGGGTGGCCGGACGCGTTGGTAGCGTCAGTCTGGCAACCTTGGCCGAGGTGCGCCTGGCCGGCGGCTTGCAACAGATTGACCGTCTGGATCGGATGCGCAATACCACTTTCGAAATCGAATTGGGCGAGCGGGTGGTCGGCGATGTGTTGACCGAAGTCCAGCAATTGCCGGCCATGCAAAACCTGCCGGCCGGGGTGCACACCATAGAGTCGGGCGATGCCCAGCGCATGAACGAGTTGTTTGGTAGTTTCGGCGGTGCGATGGCGATAGGGGTGTTGTGCATTTATGTGGTGTTGGTATTGTTGTTCGGCGACTTCAGCCAACCGGTAACCATACTCGGGGCGCTGCCCTTGTCGCTGGGCGGGGCCTTCTTGGCCTTGCTGATTACCGGCAGCAGTTTCTCGATGCCCAGCGTGATCGGCTTGTTAATGTTAATGGGCGTTGTCACCAAAAACTCGATACTGCTGGTCGAATATGCGATGATCGGTCGCCGCGATCGAGGTATGAGCCGAGTGGAAGCAGTGATCGACAGTTGCCGTAAACGCGTGCAACCGATCCTGATGACGACGATCGCGATGGGCGCCGGCATGTTACCGATTGCGATGGGTCTCGGTGCAGACCCCAGTTTCCGCGCGCCAATGGCGATTACCGTGATAGGCGGCTTGCTGACTTCGACCGCGTTAAGCCTGGTGGTCATTCCGGTAGCCTACACCGCTATCGACGACATTTTGAGTCTCGCCCGCCGTATCCTTGGCTTGGCTCGGCAGGAAAAAAGCGACACCGAGTTAAAACACAAGCCAGCGGAATAG